One Onychomys torridus chromosome 17, mOncTor1.1, whole genome shotgun sequence genomic window carries:
- the Thsd1 gene encoding thrombospondin type-1 domain-containing protein 1 has product MKPMLKDFSNLLLVVLCDYVLGETEYLLLREPVHVALSNRTVSVGFRYLGDVNGTLRNVSVMLWAANTNQTLTTKSLLTNQSQGTLQFECFYFKEAGDYWFVMIPEVTDNSTQVPCWEKSAFLKVEWPVFHIDLNRTAKAAEGTFQVGLFTAQPLCLFPVDKPDMLVDVVFTDSLPEAGTRVQPLEIRASKRTELAHGQWVEFGCAPVGVKAYVTVTLKLWGQDSVITSAGPIDLAQKFGYKLTMAPEVTCESVVEVMVLPPPCVFVQGVVAVYKEAPRHPEERTFQLAENSLSLGERRTVFNCTLFDVGKNKYCFNFGMSRKSRFSAKECMLIQRNIETWGPWQPWSQCSTTCGDAVRERRRVCLTSFSSRPSCSGMSSETSSCSLEECAVFRSPGPSPIPPQGPVKSNNVVTVTGISLCLSIIIATVLITLWRRFGRAPKCSTPARHNSIHSPGFRKNSDEENICELSEPRGSFSDAGDGPRGSPGDSGIPLTYRCSAPAVPEDEASGSESFQSNAQKIIPPLFSYRLAQQQLKEMKKKGLTETTKVYHVSQSPLTDTVVDATASPPLDLECPEEAAAAAAAAAAASKFRIKSPFVDQPVAGAGERPPSRLDCIVPPPSCAVSPSQTLIRKSQMRSTVGREGSSERCHSRSSLFRRTASFHETKQSRPFRERSLSALTPRQVPAYSSRMRTWDQMEDRCRPPSRSAHLLPERSEHFQGAGRTSSPLGPLSKAYTVGHPRRKPDSGDRQASLVAGAEKMEPHRAHRGPSPSHRSVSRKQSSPIFPKDSYQKVSQLSPSHFRKDKCQSFPIHPEFAFYDNTSFRLTEAEQRMLDLPGYFGSNEEDETTSTLSVEKLVI; this is encoded by the exons ttcttgGAGAAACTGAATACCTCCTCCTGCGAGAGCCAGTCCACGTGGCGCTGAGCAACAGGACAGTGTCGGTGGGTTTCCGCTATCTCGGTGATGTTAATGGGACCCTGAGGAACGTGTCTGTCATGCTGTGGGCGGCCAACACCAATCAGACTCTTACCACAAAGTCCCTCCTGACCAACCAGTCCCAGGGGACTCTCCAGTTTGAGTGCTTCTACTTCAAGGAGGCGGGTGACTACTGGTTTGTAATGATTCCCGAAGTGACAGACAACAGCACGCAAGTTCCCTGCTGGGAGAAGAGCGCCTTTTTGAAGGTAGAATGGCCCGTCTTTCACATCGATTTgaacaggacagccaaggccgcAGAAGGCACCTTCCAAGTGGGACTGTTTACCGCCCAGCCGCTCTGCCTGTTTCCAGTGGACAAGCCGGACATGCTGGTGGACGTGGTTTTTACAGACAGTCTTCCCGAGGCAGGAACGAGGGTGCAGCCGCTGGAGATCAGAGCCAGCAAAAGGACAGAACTGGCTCACGGTCAGTGGGTTGAGTTTGGCTGTGCACCCGTTGGGGTGAAAGCCTATGTGACTGTGACGCTGAAGCTTTGGGGCCAAGACTCAGTCATTACTTCTGCAGGACCCATTGACCTGGCCCAAAAATTCGGATACAAATTGACGATGGCACCGGAGGTCACGTGTGAGTctgtggtggaggtgatggtccTGCCACCTCCGTGTGTCTTTGTCCAAGGAGTGGTTGCTGTTTACAAAGAGGCCCCGAGACACCCGGAGGAGAGGACTTTTCAGCTGGCTGAAAACAGCCTGTCCCTAGGAGAGAGGAGAACAGTGTTTAACTGCACTTTGTTTGATGTGGGGAAGAACAAATACTGCTTTAACTTTGGAATGTCGAGGAAAAGCCGTTTTTCTGCGAAGGAGTGCATGCTAATTCAGAGAAACATAG AAACTTGGGGACCATGGCAGCCGTGGAGTCAGTGTAGCACCACGTGCGGGGATGCTGTCCGAGAGCGGCGCCGTGTCTGTCtcacttctttctcctccagACCCAGCTGCTCTGGAATGTCCTCAGAGACCTCTTCATGCTCCCTGGAGGAGTGTGCTG tTTTCCGGTCACCAGGCCCATCACCTATTCCCCCCCAGGGCCCCGTGAAGTCCAACAACGTCGTGACCGTCACAGGGATATCCTTGTGCTTGTCCATCATCATTGCCACCGTGCTCATCACACTCTGGAGGAGGTTTGGCAGGGCCCCCAAATGCAGCACTCCGGCTCGACACAACTCCATCCATTCCCCTGGCTTCCGCAAGAACTCGGATGAGGAGAACATCTGCGAGCTGAGCGAGCCTCGTGGGAGCTTCTCAGATGCGGGTGACGGACCCAGGGGAAGCCCAGGGGACTCGGGCATCCCTTTGACATACCGGTGCAGTGCGCCAGCGGTTCCTGAGGATGAGGCCTCGGGCAGTGAGAGCTTCCAGTCCAACGCTCAGAAGATCATCCCACCCCTGTTCAGCTACCGCCTGGCCCAGCagcagttgaaggaaatgaagaagaaagggcTGACGGAGACCACCAAAGTGTACCACGTGTCTCAGAGTCCCCTGACGGACACTGTCGTGGATGCCACTGCCAGCCCTCCCTTAGACCTGGAGTGCCccgaagaagcagcagcagcagcagcagcagcagcagcagcaagcaagTTCCGGATCAAGTCTCCATTTGTGGACCAGCCTGTGGCCGGCGCCGGGGAAAGGCCCCCTTCCAGGCTGGATTGCATCGTGCCTCCGCCCAGCTGCGCAGTCAGTCCCAGCCAGACCCTGATCCGCAAGTCGCAGATGAGATCGACTGTCGGGAGAGAGGGCTCATCTGAGAGGTGCCACTCCAGAAGTTCCCTCTTCAGGAGGACGGCTAGTTTTCACGAAACTAAGCAGTCCCGCCCTTTCCGGGAGAGGAGCTTGTCGGCGCTGACTCCCCGCCAGGTCCCCGCCTACAGTTCCCGGATGCGGACCTGGGACCAGATGGAGGATAGGTGCAGGCCTCCCAGTCGAAGTGCACACCTGCTTCCCGAGAGATCGGAACACTTCCAAGGGGCAGGCCGGACCAGCAGTCCCTTGGGCCCTCTCTCTAAAGCCTACACTGTGGGGCATCCCAGGAGGAAACCAGACTCCGGGGATCGCCAGGCAAGTTTGGTGGCAGGAGCTGAGAAAATGGAGCCGCACCGAGCTCACAGGGGACCGTCCCCCAGTCACAGGAGTGTTTCAAGGAAGCAGTCTTCGCCCATTTTCCCCAAAGACAGCTACCAGAAAGTCAGTCAGCTTAGCCCTTCTCACTTCAGAAAAGATAAATGCCAGAGCTTCCCCATCCACCCAGAGTTCGCCTTCTATGACAATACCTCTTTCCGCCTCACTGAGGCTGAGCAGAGAATGCTGGACCTCCCGGGATACTTCGGCTCCAACGAAGAGGATGAAACCACAAGTACTCTTAGTGTGGAGAAGTTGGTAATCTAA